TCATGAGATAACCCAGCAATTTCCTACACAATTTTGAACTAACCATATCATTGAAaggggaaaagaaagaagaacaaaaactaCTCTTTCTATCTCATTTTATATGACATAGGCActctttgggaagtcttaaCATTCTTTTTAATCAGTGTTGTCCGCTTAAGCCCTGAAGCAAGGCACAAAACATGTTGAGCGGTTCACCTCGTCATCAAGGCTCTAAGACCTACTTTTCCTTACCGATGAGCATAAATCCGAAGATGAgacactaaacaattgataGTTTCACTTTTATCTTAGTTTTCTTTTCTCCACTTATGCCTTTCTTCAATAAAGCTAACCTTAGTTTGCCCTTAAGCTCCAAAGCCTTTCACCATATTTTTTCTCAGATATTTTCGATACATTTAACTATTATACTACACAGTACACATTATACTATAACTCATCTACTTTTgtttaaagttaattaattaggacATCAATATCACATTCACCAAAAATTAGATGCCTTGACTCTATTCATCATTCTTATTTGGCAGGAAATATTATTAACTACAATTGCACAACAATGCAGAAACAGTCCAAATGGCGAATGCTTATAACAGAGAATCGTAGAGACTGACTGACCTCCGATAACTCATTGCAGAAACAGCCGGTCACAGTTCTCGCCGGTGATCCGATTGAAACTATGCATACACGATAATGGAAGATTCTAGAAGCCGGAATTAGAAGTCTATGCAGCAAATTGCAGATCTGGAAATTTTCAGAGTATAAAAATTGGTACTTCTTTTGAGTGATAAATACAAATCGAATTGGAAATGTTGGGAAAAAGCactaaaaaaattgagttaCAATGACGATAGAAAATATTGGATGTGTCggtgaataataaaaaaagtaatatactACTACATGTTATTGTATTAATatacatttgatataaaaaaatcaagtgaaaaattgataaaaattattacCTAACATTCTATTActgatgataaaaaaaattgttgtttgtaTACTAACttaaatttagtcaaatattgatataatgatattttattttatatgacgcttaatttttttcttctcgagtaaatgaaatgatttttttagatTTCTTATAcgtaaaaatgtaattaattttatagGTGTGTGTAAGGATTATACAGCTCTACCAAGAGAATATGAATCTTAATAAGAGGTcttgaatttaatttatatgcCAAAAGGGATAAGACACAAGTACCTTATAGACTATAATCGAAATTTCAAAGACACATCTTAATTAAACTATGGCCTTATTACCTCCCtgaatttattctttttgtaataTTGTGTACACTTTGTGACTCCATGCAATTGAGGCGCGTGGGAGATGTATGGATGTTACGTAAGTCAAAAAGGtgcataaaattacaaaaaaaatggatTAGGAGATAATAggatcttaatttaattaaaatgtgtctctgaaatttcgatcATAAGGTACTTGTATATGCTTAGAACAATAAAGAGATGTCTGCTGTTTTTAAACACAAAACATTGATCCTTTTTGTACTTGATTCATAACCAGCTCTAGAAATTTAGAATTCGAATTTAAAGACTTATAGGTACCCATATATCAGCGTTGCAAGAGCAATTTGTAATAACATAAAGTGAAACATCGGCATAAAGTCCGCATACATCTCACCCTCGCAGAGACCCTACCCGTGGGATCACACTGAGTATGTCTTCGTTAAAGTGCAACATCATACAGAAATTTTCTGTGACATAGAGCACTATGACTAATCTTGGAAGAAACATAATACATTGGATGAATCAACAATTTTCTTCACTTCCAGAAATAAAACCGTTCAGTATTACTTTGAATATTGGATCTAAAATACTCCGTTGAGTAACTCAATCAAATGGATAACAAAAGAAAGTCTATTCTTAAGACTGAGAAAACATATACAACATACACAGCAATTAATTGGGAAGTGCATAAATATATACTCTTGGAAGTCCTTGCTTTTCAATAACTTGCAATGAAATATCTAAAATGATCAACACCAGAGAACCAGACATCTTGATGTATGGATCTCTGATGTTGACATCGTGTCGAACTATATTCTAAACTATCATACAAATgcatcaaattcaaaaaaaaattgttaccaCACTAGTGTTGTTCCAATGCGATCAAGAATGAAAAGAACCTCCGAATTGCAGTTGCCACTCCATACAATCTTCAAAATCAATGCTGCTGGCGCAGTCCAATAAAGCATTTTGCTGTTGTTCAAACCGGCATATGTAGTTTAATCCAATAAGCAGCTCGCATATTACTGCCTCTATCTTCTGACAATCCGCAAAATACAATGTCTGAAGAAGGAGAACATTAGTTCTCTTAACAATCTGTTGCTGCTCAAAGTTCCGTTCGCTTTGCCACCGGATCATATTATGTGCTAAAGGTGCAAGCCATTTGAGTATCTCTTCAAGCCTTTCTTTCCAATCATGCGCAAGAGGCGCATCATATATGGCTAAACCTTTCATATAAGATCTCAGACTAGCCTTCAATGTCTTTCTTAAGCTTGTCGGTAACATCTGATATAGATCATCCCTCCCCTCATCACCAACCAGATGTGGATACTGGAGCAGCTTTTCTACTACGATAATCACATTCGCGTAATGCAAGGCTAAAGCAGAGCCTCCGACTGTTGTAGGAGGAGCATACAAAGTTATCCTACTTTTGGGACCATGTTTTGCAGCATCAGCCACACAACTCTTTAGCTGTCTGGTATCTCCGCTAAAACGGATACTACCAGGGGACCTCTTCATACCACTTGAAACACTACAACATCCAGATATCTGACTACTTCTGTCATCAGTCCCAACATCATTGTCGAAATCCATTTTTGAAGCAGAACTCAAGCTAAGACATTCCATGAATAGTCTCCCAGGTCCCATTCCACAAgcaaaattaaaattctcaGTACCAAATAAGCTCCCTTCATTTCTTCCACCCTTAGTTTGGGTACTATGGTTCATGCTCCTTTTCCCCGAAACCCCTCCCTCAATTGACCCCGATCGATAGCTTCCATTGTTGTTCCTCAAAACAGGTTTCTTGAAATCAGCATCCATAACTTCAGACTTGCTATCTGCTACAATTACACCAGACTTCTCATTGAATCCTCGATTACCTAAAAGATCCCTCTTTACGAGAACATTATTGCCAAACACCGTACTAATCCGAGCATATACAGTACACACAGTCCTAGCCAACAGCTCAACAACT
The nucleotide sequence above comes from Solanum pennellii chromosome 9, SPENNV200. Encoded proteins:
- the LOC107029280 gene encoding uncharacterized protein LOC107029280 codes for the protein MVAEPWCLRMGSQVSTNVKKHSLLIENSKRLSMKKQTQQEKLFIGILSFEVANMMSKIIHLHKSLTDSEILKLKNEIFKSVGVKALVSDDEDKLLELVLVEKLDDLNRVASVVSRLGKKCTISALQGFQHVYGDVISGVIDVKDLGFLVKDMDGMVRKMERYVNSTASLYCEMAVLNELEVATKKFQQNQHEESRKAFEQKLAWQKQDVRHLEDVSLWNQTYDKVVELLARTVCTVYARISTVFGNNVLVKRDLLGNRGFNEKSGVIVADSKSEVMDADFKKPVLRNNNGSYRSGSIEGGVSGKRSMNHSTQTKGGRNEGSLFGTENFNFACGMGPGRLFMECLSLSSASKMDFDNDVGTDDRSSQISGCCSVSSGMKRSPGSIRFSGDTRQLKSCVADAAKHGPKSRITLYAPPTTVGGSALALHYANVIIVVEKLLQYPHLVGDEGRDDLYQMLPTSLRKTLKASLRSYMKGLAIYDAPLAHDWKERLEEILKWLAPLAHNMIRWQSERNFEQQQIVKRTNVLLLQTLYFADCQKIEAVICELLIGLNYICRFEQQQNALLDCASSIDFEDCMEWQLQFGGSFHS